The following proteins come from a genomic window of Paramicrobacterium humi:
- a CDS encoding FtsX-like permease family protein has product MTSLSTWAVLRRHLSALAGPMALLALVVALVSATAVASPRAIEATASADIAAQLSSLSPAKRSLRAEAGGTIALGTTADPLSGLRKDLDHFRSAMSEPFRAAAGSARFVLTTPEARVYATQDDPPTTPVRKLQLTAVSDRSVFSLTEGSWPGPVSRDADGVIHFDMVLSEEAAKQLGWTLGDTRLSYAGWATLTGIVTAKNPKDPIWSIAPNLLSPVIFDDGNKSRRVTGLALVDPALFMNRSDVDTLAWYPVDPGAIDAQHQADALASLRAFSAAPHVLTVPNGGVPTTLPFRSGAEAVLEQGLARQAAATTMIGQTAAGPVGVAVVVLALGIALLVARQRRSVATARARGASPLLLRGVFALEGLAIGAPAALVGAAVALLVPGSGVPLAVPVFLAILPAAVLAAVLPRDQPGARGGAARWIAEACVVIVTVAAVLASRSGAADALTALAPLGVAATVGIIVVRATTGILGGLARRAATRSGLAAFAGAARAARLGIDGPATILAVTIGCGIAVFAASLRASLTAAVDDTADSLIVAGFTAVVAASVIVSVAVAGVAVLLALTVTRAERRRFAVTIRMLGVSRLDSTAMTWWQIVPVVLAGVVGGLAVGLALPRAARPLDLSAFTGEAGASPLVVDAAATALIAAAFAVIVTVVQLIMRKAAAKADAAVVVRAEEE; this is encoded by the coding sequence ATGACGTCACTTAGCACGTGGGCCGTTCTGCGCCGCCACCTCTCCGCCCTCGCAGGCCCCATGGCGCTGCTCGCGCTCGTCGTCGCGCTCGTCTCGGCCACGGCCGTGGCAAGCCCCCGAGCGATCGAGGCCACGGCCTCCGCCGACATCGCCGCGCAGCTCTCGTCGCTCTCGCCCGCGAAACGCAGCCTGCGCGCCGAGGCCGGCGGGACGATCGCCCTCGGAACGACCGCGGACCCGCTGTCGGGACTCCGCAAGGATCTCGACCACTTCCGCTCGGCGATGTCGGAGCCGTTCCGCGCTGCCGCAGGGAGCGCCCGGTTCGTGCTCACGACCCCGGAAGCGCGCGTGTACGCGACGCAGGACGACCCGCCGACGACTCCCGTTCGAAAGCTCCAGTTGACCGCCGTGAGCGATCGCTCCGTCTTCTCCCTCACGGAGGGCTCCTGGCCGGGCCCGGTCTCCCGGGACGCGGACGGGGTCATCCACTTCGACATGGTTCTGAGCGAGGAGGCGGCCAAGCAGCTGGGCTGGACGCTCGGCGACACGCGGCTCAGCTACGCCGGCTGGGCGACCCTCACCGGCATCGTCACGGCGAAGAACCCGAAGGATCCCATCTGGAGCATCGCCCCGAACCTGCTCTCCCCGGTCATCTTCGACGACGGCAACAAGTCGCGCCGGGTCACCGGGCTCGCACTCGTGGACCCGGCCTTGTTCATGAATCGCAGCGACGTGGACACCCTCGCCTGGTACCCGGTCGATCCGGGGGCGATCGACGCGCAGCATCAGGCGGACGCGCTCGCGTCGCTGCGGGCGTTCTCTGCCGCGCCGCACGTGCTCACCGTCCCGAACGGGGGAGTTCCGACGACGCTCCCGTTCCGCAGCGGAGCGGAAGCCGTGCTCGAGCAGGGACTCGCCCGCCAGGCCGCCGCGACGACGATGATCGGCCAGACCGCGGCAGGTCCCGTCGGCGTCGCCGTGGTCGTGCTCGCTCTCGGCATCGCGCTGCTCGTCGCCCGCCAGCGTCGCAGCGTCGCCACCGCGCGAGCGCGCGGCGCCTCACCGCTCCTGCTTCGCGGCGTCTTCGCACTCGAGGGGCTCGCAATCGGGGCGCCGGCAGCACTCGTCGGCGCCGCCGTCGCCCTTCTCGTGCCCGGCTCCGGGGTGCCCCTCGCCGTCCCGGTGTTCCTCGCGATCCTTCCCGCCGCCGTGCTCGCCGCGGTGCTCCCGAGAGATCAGCCGGGGGCTCGCGGCGGCGCGGCCCGCTGGATCGCCGAAGCGTGTGTCGTCATCGTCACTGTCGCGGCGGTGCTCGCCTCTCGATCGGGTGCGGCCGACGCACTCACCGCACTCGCGCCGCTGGGCGTCGCGGCGACAGTCGGCATCATCGTCGTGCGGGCGACGACGGGCATACTGGGCGGGCTCGCACGCCGAGCGGCCACGCGCTCCGGTCTGGCCGCATTCGCGGGGGCGGCGCGCGCCGCCCGTCTCGGCATCGACGGCCCCGCGACGATCCTCGCCGTCACGATCGGCTGCGGCATCGCGGTGTTCGCTGCTTCACTCCGTGCGAGCCTGACGGCAGCCGTGGATGACACGGCCGACTCGCTCATCGTCGCCGGCTTCACGGCCGTGGTCGCGGCATCCGTCATCGTCTCCGTCGCGGTTGCGGGAGTCGCCGTCCTTCTCGCGCTCACGGTGACCCGCGCCGAGCGCCGCCGCTTCGCCGTGACGATACGGATGCTCGGCGTCAGCCGCCTCGACAGCACGGCGATGACCTGGTGGCAGATCGTGCCCGTCGTTCTTGCGGGCGTCGTCGGCGGGCTCGCCGTGGGGCTCGCGCTTCCCCGTGCCGCGCGGCCGCTCGATCTCTCGGCGTTCACGGGCGAGGCCGGAGCCTCACCGCTCGTCGTGGACGCCGCAGCGACCGCTCTCATCGCGGCGGCGTTCGCCGTCATCGTCACCGTCGTACAGCTCATCATGCGCAAAGCCGCGGCCAAGGCGGATGCCGCCGTCGTGGTTCGCGCCGAGGAGGAATGA